From a region of the Zonotrichia albicollis isolate bZonAlb1 chromosome 5, bZonAlb1.hap1, whole genome shotgun sequence genome:
- the LYAR gene encoding cell growth-regulating nucleolar protein, whose product MVVFTCNACGEAVKKAQVEKHVNICRNCQCLSCMDCGKDFWGDDYKEHIKCVSEDQKYGGKGFEAKASKGDAKQQEWIQKIHEVMKKPNISPKVRNILEQIRAFDNIPRKKVKFQNWIKNSLRINDSNLQDQVWGVFSEATRNTSNEKEQDKPQQKEEQQPAETGENTKAEENGITDEKTERKKNKRERKEERQKNKKKEKKDLKLENQEEVKKIKKSKKGKESVEDECEINGNGNHSETEEETNVKKRKHKHVEEEPHTKTKRMKTESISEDMETEDVNDNEENVGTDKGKFNWKGTIKAVLKQAPDNEISIKKLRKKVIAQYYAVAGERHKTEEDILAIFNKKVNNNPKFRVLKDKVKLVK is encoded by the exons ATGGTGGTTTTCACGTGCAATGCGTGTGGAGAAGCCGTGAAGAAAGCACAGGTTGAAAAGCATGTGAACATCTGCAGAAACTGTCAGTGCCTGTCTTGCATGGATTGTGGCAAGGATTTCTG GGGTGATGACTATAAGGAACACATCAAGTGTGTAAGTGAAGACCAGAAATATGGTGGGAAAGGCTTTGAAGCCAAAGCTAGCAAAGGAGATGCTAAACAGCAGGAGTGGATTCAG AAAATTCACGAGGTAATGAAGAAGCCCAACATAAGCCCCAAAGTGCGGAACATTCTGGAGCAAATACGTGCCTTTGATAACATTCCAAGAAAAAAAGTTAAGTTTCAG AATTGGATCAAGAACAGTTTGAGAATTAATGACAGCAATTTGCAAGATCAGGTGTGGGGTGTTTTCTCAGAAGCAACCAGAAAT ACTTCAAATGAAAAGGAACAAGACAAACCGCAACagaaggaagagcagcagcctgcagaAACTGGGGAAAATACAAAGGCAGAAGAAAATGGAATTACAGATGaaaaaactgagagaaaaaagaataagAGGGAACGAAAAGAAGAGagacaaaagaataaaaagaaggagaaaaaagatcTGAAATTGGAAAACCAGGAAGAagtaaaaaagattaaaaagtccaaaaaaggaaaagagagtgTGGAGGATGAAtgtgaaataaatggaaatggCAATCACAGTGAAACagaagaggaaacaaatgtaAAGAAACGCAAACATAAACATGTAGAAG AGGAACCTCATACCAAAACAAAGAGAATGAAAACTGAAAGCATTTCAGAAGACATGGAAACAGAAGACGTCAATGACAATGAAGAAAATGTGGGAACAGATAAAG GTAAATTCAACTGGAAGGGAACCATCAAAGCAGTTCTGAAACAGGCTCCAGACAATGAAATTTCAATTaagaaactgagaaaaaag GTGATAGCTCAGTATTATGCAGTAGCTGGTGAACGTCACAAAACAGAAGAGGACATCCTGGCCATATTCAATAAGAAAGTGAATAACAATCCTAAATTTAGAGTTCTAAAGGACAAAGTGAAACTTGTGAAATAA
- the ZBTB49 gene encoding zinc finger and BTB domain-containing protein 49 produces MDTVASHSCHLLQQLHEQRIQGLLCDCMLVVKGVCFKAHKNVLAAFSQYFRTLFQNSSGQKNDVFHLDIKNVGGIGQILDFMYTSHLDLSQDNVQAMLDIAQCLQVQNVLNICHTFLKSSTVVEQAASMPCNSVFSLQNTLGADTSCAGDAYGTNLLPECSADRQTNKGLAEQNSQSVNLHTPSGDGHKPPQDSLDGSCTELPFKQPNYYYKLRNFYSKQFYKQNACSDHERGAEPAFSYSTSTEINTVQSNSCTVNHSECILETSEHLPSNFLVQSANEAAPDQNAESTVVQPTRQMRLKKAVHLKKLNFLRSQKSAEQPPEQPQRDDSRITEVIEPVNESATDTTDVRVTDEKEAEDLMNSENFEQTVEMERSQGPLEQEGQSQTLQSQKQYTCELCGKAFKHPSNLELHKRSHTGEKPFECNICGKHFSQAGNLQTHLRRHSGEKPYICEICGKRFAASGDVQRHIIIHSGEKPHLCDICGRGFSNFSNLKEHKKTHTADKVFTCDECGKSFNMQRKLVKHRIRHTGERPYSCSACGKCFAGSGDLRRHVRTHTGEKPYTCETCNKCFTRSAVLRRHSKVHCRALEELGQGMQTPDPDKSQSSDSFGPEMSVTLLPVSVKFPIHPAGSSPEFDSSADSYCKLRSMIQHHDSANAEKLAVDSGKALKGQAQPAPAAPPAYAYPEVDVPAAEQPLQAEGMALVRPSVPGLEAEPLGSRASSAAYKSNEGPFFSSMTLWGLAMKTLQNESELEQ; encoded by the exons ATGGACACTGTTGCTAGCCATAGCTGTCATCTTCTGCAGCAGCTACACGAACAGCGCATCCAGGGGCTTCTCTGTGACTGCATGCTGGTGGTCAAGGGTGTCTGCTTCAAAGCACACAAGAATGTGTTGGCTGCTTTCAGTCAATATTTCAG GACCCTTTTCCAGAATTCTTCAGGCCAGAAGAATGATGTGTTTCATTTGGACATCAAAAACGTAGGTGGCATAGGCCAGATCCTGGACTTCATGTACACCTCCCACCTGGACCTTAGTCAGGACAATGTACAAGCTATGCTGGACATTGCACAGTGCCTCCAAGTGCAAAATGTGCTGAACATTTGCCACACCTTTCTAAAGTCTTCCACAGTTGTGGAGCAGGCAGCCAGCATGCCATGCAACAGTGTGTTTTCACTGCAGAACACTCTGGGTGCAGAtaccagctgtgctggggatgccTATGGGACAAACCTATTGCCTGAGTGCTCAGCTGACAGACAGACTAACAAAGGCTTGGCTGAGCAGAACTCGCAGTCTGTGAATCTGCACACCCCATCAGGTGATGGACACAAACCACCACAGGATTCCTTAGATGgcagctgcacagagctgccattTAAACAACCAAATTATTACTATAAACTGCGCAACTTCTACAGCAAACAGTTCTACAAACAAAACGCTTGCTCTGATCACGAGAGAGGAGCAGAACCAGCCTTTTCTTACAGCACATCCACGGAAATAAACACAGTGCAGAGTAATTCTTGCACTGTCAATCACTCTGAGTGTATTCTGGAAACCTCTGAGCATTTACCATCAAACTTCCTGGTTCAGTCTGCAAATGAAGCTGCTCCAGACCAAAATGCAGAGAGCACGGTTGTGCAGCCCACCAGACAGATGCGGCTGAAAAAGGCAGTGCACCTCAAAAAGTTAAATTTCCTAAGATCTCAGAaatcagcagagcagccccctgAGCAGCCCCAAAGAGATGACAGTAGAATAACAGAAGTAATTGAACCTGTAAATGAAAGTGCCACAGACACAACAGATGTTAGAGTTACTGATgaaaaagaagctgaagattTAATGAATTCAGAGAATTTTGAACAGACTGTTGAAATGGAAAGATCTCAAGGTCCTTTGGAACAAGAAGGACAATCACAGACTCTTCAGTCACAGAAACAATATACTTGTGAGTTATGTGGGAAGGCTTTCAAACATCCAAGCAATTTGGAGCTACATAAAAGGTCTCATACAG GTGAGAAACCTTTTGAATGTAACATTTGTGGGAAACACTTCTCACAG GCAGGTAATCTCCAGACACATTTACGTCGACATTCTGGTGAGAAGCCATACATTTGTGAAATCTGTGGCAAAAG ATTTGCTGCTTCTGGTGATGTTCAGCGTCATATAATTATTCATTCTGGAGAAAAACCTCACCTGTGTGATATCTGTGGCAGAG GTTTCAGTAACTTCAGTAATTTAAAGGAGCACAAAAAGACCCATACAGCAGATAAAGTATTCACCTGTGATGAATGTGGGAAGTCATTTAATATGCAAAGAAAATTGGTGAAGCACAGGATAAGGCACACTGGAGAGAGACCATACAGCTGTTCAGCTTGTG GGAAGTGTTTTGCGGGCTCTGGTGACCTGCGGCGGCACGTGCGGACGCACACGGGCGAGAAGCCCTACACGTGCGAGACGTGCAACAAGTGCTTCACGCGCTCGGCCGTGCTGCGGCGGCACAGCAAGGTGCACTGCAGGGCCCTCGAGGAGCTCGGCCAGGGGATGCAAACGCCCGACCCGGACAAGTCCCAGAGCTCCGACTCCTTTGGCCCGGAGATGTCTGTCACATTGTTACCAGTGTCTGTTAAATTTCCCATTCATCCCGCTGGAAGCTCCCCTGAATTCGACAGTTCCGCGGATTCGTACTGTAAGCTGCGATCCATGATCCAGCACCACGACTCGGCAAACGCAGAGAAACTCGCCGTGGATTCTGGCAAAGCGCTgaagggccaggcccagccggCCCCCGCGGCGCCCCCAGCGTACGCTTACCCCGAGGTGGATGTGCCTgcggcagagcagcccctgcaggccgaAGGCATGGCCCTGGTCCGCCCCTCCGTGCCCGGCCTGGAGGCCGAGCCCCTGGGCAGCCGCGCCTCCTCTGCCGCCTACAAGAGCAACGAGGGCCCCTTCTTCTCCAGCATGACCCTCTGGGGCTTGGCCATGAAAACCCTGCAAAATGAAAGTGAGTTGGAGCAATGA